A genomic stretch from Arenicella xantha includes:
- the ccoN gene encoding cytochrome-c oxidase, cbb3-type subunit I — MSKLVYHDDVVRQFSLATILWGVVGMLVGVLIAAQLAWPALNFDIPWLTFSRLRPLHTNAVIFAFGGCALFATSYYVVQRTCHAPLFAPKLAKFTFWGWQAVIVLAAITLPLGYTQSKEYAELIWPIDVLITVVWVAYGIVFFGTIVKRKIAHIYVANWFYASFIITVAVLHIVNNLAIPVSMTESYPVFSGSVDAMTQWWYGHNAVGFFLTAAFLGMMYYFVPKQANRPVYSYRLSVVHFWALISIYMWAGPHHLHYTALPDWAQSLGMVFSLILLAPSWGGMINGMMTLSGAWHKLRDDPILKFMIVSLSFYGMSTFEGPMMSIKTVNALSHYTDWTIGHVHSGALGWVAFIVIGSLYSLLPKLYGKREMYSIDLINTHFWVSTIGVVIYISSMWIAGVMQGLMWRAVNDDGTLTYAFIESIKATYPYYVMRVGGGLLFLIGMLIMVYNVYRTIVGPEKQLTQGSDQATGNEVTA; from the coding sequence ATGAGTAAACTTGTCTATCATGATGATGTAGTTCGGCAATTTTCGCTAGCTACTATTCTATGGGGAGTAGTGGGAATGCTGGTTGGCGTCCTCATAGCGGCCCAATTGGCTTGGCCGGCACTTAACTTTGATATTCCTTGGTTGACGTTTAGTCGGCTACGGCCATTGCATACCAATGCGGTGATTTTTGCCTTTGGTGGATGTGCCTTGTTTGCCACCAGTTATTACGTGGTTCAACGAACTTGCCACGCACCGCTATTTGCGCCCAAGCTTGCCAAGTTCACCTTCTGGGGATGGCAGGCTGTGATTGTTTTAGCCGCCATAACGTTGCCACTTGGATATACCCAATCGAAAGAATACGCTGAGCTGATTTGGCCAATTGATGTTCTTATCACTGTGGTCTGGGTCGCGTATGGCATCGTCTTTTTTGGCACCATCGTAAAGCGAAAAATTGCCCATATCTATGTGGCTAACTGGTTTTACGCCTCGTTTATTATTACCGTTGCGGTGCTGCACATTGTCAATAATCTAGCGATTCCAGTAAGCATGACTGAATCGTACCCGGTCTTTTCGGGCTCGGTCGACGCCATGACCCAGTGGTGGTATGGACATAATGCCGTGGGCTTTTTCTTAACCGCCGCGTTCCTAGGAATGATGTATTACTTTGTGCCTAAACAAGCCAATCGACCAGTTTATTCTTATCGATTGTCAGTGGTGCATTTTTGGGCGCTTATCTCGATCTATATGTGGGCTGGGCCGCACCATTTGCATTACACCGCCTTACCAGACTGGGCTCAATCACTTGGAATGGTGTTCTCGCTAATCCTATTAGCACCTTCTTGGGGCGGTATGATCAACGGTATGATGACTCTGTCTGGGGCATGGCATAAATTGCGCGATGACCCAATTCTTAAGTTCATGATCGTTTCATTGTCTTTCTACGGCATGTCGACTTTTGAAGGCCCAATGATGTCAATCAAAACGGTTAATGCTTTGTCGCATTACACCGATTGGACAATTGGTCACGTGCACTCAGGTGCATTGGGTTGGGTTGCTTTTATTGTGATTGGTTCGCTTTACTCATTGCTGCCTAAGCTCTATGGGAAGCGTGAGATGTACAGCATTGATCTCATTAATACGCACTTTTGGGTTAGTACTATCGGTGTTGTTATCTATATTTCATCGATGTGGATTGCGGGCGTGATGCAAGGCTTGATGTGGCGTGCGGTAAATGATGACGGCACCTTAACCTATGCGTTCATTGAGAGTATTAAAGCAACCTATCCGTATTATGTAATGCGCGTCGGTGGTGGTCTGTTATTTCTCATCGGCATGTTAATCATGGTGTACAACGTATACAGGACCATCGTCGGTCCAGAAAAACAACTGACGCAAGGGTCTGACCAAGCGACAGGCAATGAGGTGACTGCCTAA
- the ccoG gene encoding cytochrome c oxidase accessory protein CcoG codes for MSQSLKKIPVEVGLYEKSDKIYPREAKGKFQNFRVFSVYALLGLYYVLPWINWGERQAVLFDLPARKFHIFFLTFWPQDFFFLTLLLILAGLSLFFFTAIAGRVWCGFACPQTVWTEAFVWMERWVEGTRAQQIKLAAAPWTFNKIRKRVTKQVLWITFALFTGLTFVGYFQSIDQLFVDFFNFNIGGWSLFWVLFYGFATYGNAGFMREQVCKYMCPYARFQSAMFDRDTLIVAYDQKRGEPRSRGKKRKDAAEDAPAGDCIDCGICVQVCPTGIDIRDGLQYECIACAACIDGCDEVMERIGLPTGLIKYSTESQDSGDKKTLLQTVFRPRVLIYGTLLSIVFIGFITALAMRSTLQVDVLRDRNAFYRWADNGEIENTYQIRVMNKSQFEQHYKVGVTGLDNADVRWAKALEDGQSRAVAAGEIGEFTAIVSLPANADHRRSQSVKLTFAETEGEKPSSITEESRFWGPANVD; via the coding sequence ATGAGTCAGTCGTTAAAAAAGATTCCAGTTGAAGTAGGGCTGTACGAGAAAAGTGACAAGATTTACCCGCGTGAAGCCAAAGGTAAATTTCAAAATTTTCGGGTGTTCAGTGTCTATGCATTACTGGGTTTGTACTACGTGTTGCCGTGGATAAACTGGGGCGAGCGCCAGGCTGTTCTATTTGATTTGCCGGCACGCAAGTTTCATATCTTTTTTCTAACGTTTTGGCCACAAGATTTCTTTTTTCTAACTTTGCTGCTCATATTAGCGGGGTTGTCGTTGTTCTTCTTTACCGCGATTGCTGGCCGTGTGTGGTGCGGGTTTGCCTGTCCACAAACCGTTTGGACTGAGGCTTTTGTTTGGATGGAGCGCTGGGTCGAAGGTACGCGCGCTCAACAAATAAAATTAGCTGCAGCGCCGTGGACATTTAACAAAATCCGCAAGCGAGTGACCAAGCAAGTCCTGTGGATTACGTTTGCATTGTTTACAGGTCTAACATTTGTCGGCTACTTTCAGTCGATTGACCAATTGTTTGTTGATTTCTTCAATTTCAATATTGGCGGCTGGTCATTATTTTGGGTTCTGTTTTATGGCTTTGCGACCTATGGCAATGCTGGGTTTATGCGCGAGCAAGTTTGCAAATACATGTGCCCGTATGCGCGTTTTCAGAGCGCCATGTTTGATCGTGATACGCTGATAGTTGCTTACGATCAGAAGCGTGGTGAGCCACGCAGTCGCGGCAAAAAACGCAAAGATGCAGCCGAGGATGCACCAGCTGGAGACTGCATTGACTGTGGTATTTGTGTACAGGTTTGTCCAACCGGTATTGATATCCGTGATGGACTCCAATACGAGTGCATTGCCTGCGCCGCGTGCATTGATGGTTGCGACGAAGTTATGGAACGTATCGGTTTACCAACCGGGTTAATTAAATACAGTACTGAGTCACAAGATAGTGGGGATAAGAAAACTCTTCTTCAAACTGTTTTTCGGCCTCGTGTGTTGATCTATGGCACACTTTTGAGCATCGTGTTTATAGGGTTTATAACCGCTTTAGCGATGCGTTCTACGTTGCAAGTCGACGTGCTGCGTGACCGCAATGCATTCTATCGGTGGGCTGATAACGGCGAGATTGAAAACACTTACCAGATTCGCGTCATGAATAAGAGTCAGTTCGAACAACACTATAAAGTGGGCGTGACAGGCTTAGATAATGCCGATGTGCGTTGGGCTAAAGCGCTCGAAGATGGGCAGTCTCGTGCGGTTGCAGCCGGAGAAATTGGTGAATTCACTGCTATTGTCAGTTTACCCGCTAATGCTGATCACCGTCGTTCTCAATCCGTCAAGTTGACGTTCGCGGAAACCGAAGGCGAAAAACCATCGTCAATTACTGAAGAGTCCCGTTTTTGGGGACCTGCTAATGTTGATTAA
- a CDS encoding universal stress protein, with the protein MIRRVLVYTYGNHSHDHSIRAAATFAAHHQAELIGLFVEPDVMGFTSIYGSYPLNLAQTFVDQQDGYEAKIKASFEEIVGHLDIQTQWHRTAEYEKQPRPSFYSDITFVGQVTEPNDIVFDGASFIDHLITDTGLPTVVVPTDWSSTSFAQRPVLAWRETREAAGAVRHTLPLMRAAENVHVVSAYRKTDLEVELIDGIEICQFLAEHEVKAEFFSVEIESHKHSEAGAVCQHVNEHNRDLIIAGGYGHSRLREIVLGGMTRGLLAESPVPVLFSH; encoded by the coding sequence ATGATACGCAGAGTACTGGTTTACACCTACGGTAATCACTCCCATGATCACTCAATACGCGCGGCAGCGACTTTTGCAGCACACCACCAGGCCGAACTAATTGGCCTTTTTGTAGAGCCCGACGTCATGGGCTTCACTTCTATTTATGGCTCCTACCCGCTCAACTTAGCGCAGACATTCGTTGATCAACAAGATGGCTATGAAGCAAAAATAAAGGCGTCGTTTGAGGAGATTGTCGGTCATCTTGACATTCAAACCCAGTGGCATCGTACCGCCGAGTATGAAAAACAGCCGCGCCCTTCTTTTTATTCAGACATCACCTTCGTCGGCCAAGTTACCGAACCTAACGATATAGTGTTCGATGGAGCGAGCTTCATTGATCACTTAATCACCGATACTGGACTGCCTACCGTTGTGGTTCCGACTGATTGGAGCTCAACATCGTTTGCGCAACGACCAGTACTGGCGTGGCGCGAAACACGTGAAGCCGCCGGCGCAGTACGCCATACTTTACCGCTCATGCGTGCAGCGGAGAATGTTCATGTTGTGAGTGCCTACCGCAAAACTGACCTAGAAGTTGAACTCATTGATGGCATTGAGATATGTCAATTCTTAGCAGAGCACGAGGTGAAAGCCGAGTTCTTTTCAGTCGAGATCGAGTCTCACAAACACAGCGAGGCAGGCGCGGTCTGCCAGCATGTTAATGAACATAATCGCGACCTCATTATTGCTGGCGGCTATGGGCACTCACGCTTAAGGGAGATCGTGCTTGGCGGTATGACTCGGGGTTTATTGGCGGAGAGTCCGGTACCAGTGCTATTTTCACACTAA
- a CDS encoding c-type cytochrome gives MKSTHLKLGLLLSCMMLAACSQEKVANRGFSLPSGDIENGRMVFLEYQCLQCHVLQGTEFSDDEWRLTEGDGIAVELGGATTKLQTYGDLVTSIINPSHRIAKGYPVDQVTENGESKMAYYNQVMTVEELIDLVTFLRSKYEFKSYPETIYPYYVYPG, from the coding sequence GTGAAATCAACCCATCTCAAACTTGGTCTTTTGCTTAGCTGCATGATGTTGGCTGCATGTAGTCAAGAAAAAGTCGCAAATCGAGGCTTTAGCCTTCCGTCAGGTGACATCGAAAATGGTCGAATGGTATTTTTGGAATACCAGTGTTTGCAGTGTCATGTTTTACAAGGAACAGAATTTTCCGATGATGAATGGCGCCTGACTGAAGGTGATGGCATCGCAGTCGAACTAGGTGGTGCAACCACTAAGCTGCAGACTTATGGAGACTTAGTAACGTCGATTATTAACCCGTCTCATCGTATTGCCAAGGGCTATCCAGTCGATCAGGTCACGGAAAACGGTGAGTCTAAAATGGCGTACTACAATCAAGTGATGACAGTTGAAGAACTGATCGACTTGGTCACCTTTTTGCGCTCCAAATACGAATTTAAGAGCTATCCCGAGACAATTTATCCCTATTACGTGTATCCCGGTTAG
- the hemN gene encoding oxygen-independent coproporphyrinogen III oxidase — MFQATCIPAGLIERYDTMAPRYTSYPSAPQFSDQFDESHLAIHAERSNASLLPKDLSVYVHIPFCHSLCYFCGCNKVVTRTDNQKVSEYLDNLMHEIALRARLYSDDRLVTQIHFGGGTPNFLSLDQIASLLDQIALQFHLDLPNNLEIGIELDPRFITSDELRTYQSIGFNRFSIGVQDFSKPVQTAINRVQDEAKTLEIINTAMECANSVNVDLITGLPFQQLTTFADTLDKIIRTKVSRIATYNFAYMPTRIKAQKMISASTLPSSAVRMELVSLVREKLHDAGYQHIGMDHYALPSDSLSIAQDNGTLQRNFQGYTTHRDTDLIGVGASAISKFDTAFSQNETTLSLYNEALARHRLPIAKGVELDDDDRIRSAVIQQIMCRNKLDLTLPIGQFIERDTNTTLADYLSSDIQRLTQFIQDGLLVPVENGFEVTDTGRFFMRSIASVFDKYLTKQSSDRVVPFSRTV, encoded by the coding sequence ATGTTTCAAGCAACCTGCATTCCAGCTGGGCTGATCGAACGATATGACACGATGGCGCCTCGCTATACGTCGTACCCTTCAGCGCCGCAATTTAGTGATCAGTTTGATGAAAGCCACTTAGCGATTCACGCTGAGAGATCAAACGCGAGCTTGCTCCCCAAAGATCTGTCTGTCTATGTGCACATTCCGTTTTGTCATTCACTATGCTATTTCTGTGGATGCAACAAAGTGGTTACCCGAACAGATAACCAAAAAGTATCTGAGTACTTAGACAACCTTATGCACGAAATCGCTTTGCGTGCTCGCTTATACAGTGACGATCGCTTAGTGACCCAGATTCACTTTGGTGGTGGCACACCGAATTTTCTATCGCTAGATCAAATCGCATCGCTGCTGGATCAAATTGCTTTGCAGTTTCATTTAGACCTACCTAACAATCTCGAGATTGGTATCGAACTTGACCCTCGTTTTATCACCAGTGACGAGCTACGCACCTATCAATCCATTGGTTTTAATCGCTTTAGCATTGGTGTTCAAGATTTTTCCAAGCCGGTTCAGACTGCGATCAACCGCGTGCAAGACGAAGCCAAGACGCTAGAGATTATTAACACCGCGATGGAGTGTGCTAATTCGGTTAACGTCGACTTAATTACTGGGCTGCCGTTCCAGCAATTGACAACCTTCGCCGACACGCTCGACAAAATCATCAGGACCAAAGTAAGCCGTATCGCAACCTATAACTTTGCCTACATGCCGACTAGGATTAAAGCGCAAAAAATGATTTCGGCGTCTACTTTGCCATCTAGCGCGGTGCGCATGGAATTGGTGTCGCTAGTACGCGAGAAGCTACATGACGCGGGCTATCAGCATATTGGCATGGACCACTACGCCTTGCCGTCCGACTCCTTATCGATTGCACAAGATAATGGCACCTTACAGCGAAATTTTCAGGGCTATACGACGCATCGCGACACCGATTTAATCGGCGTTGGAGCCAGTGCCATCAGTAAATTCGACACGGCATTTTCACAAAACGAAACCACTCTTTCTTTGTATAACGAGGCATTGGCAAGACACCGGCTGCCGATCGCTAAAGGCGTGGAGCTTGATGATGACGACAGAATACGCTCCGCGGTGATACAACAAATCATGTGCCGAAATAAATTAGACCTCACTCTCCCGATCGGTCAGTTCATTGAACGCGATACAAACACAACGTTAGCAGACTATTTGAGCAGTGATATTCAGCGATTAACTCAGTTCATTCAAGACGGCCTATTAGTTCCTGTCGAAAACGGATTCGAAGTGACCGACACCGGTCGATTCTTTATGCGCTCGATTGCCAGTGTGTTCGATAAATACTTGACTAAACAATCGAGTGATCGTGTCGTGCCATTTTCCAGAACGGTATAG
- a CDS encoding cbb3-type cytochrome oxidase subunit 3: MMNVVNGVMTGVLLVLFIGIWVWAWSGRNRKNFDEMANLPLQDVNEESGVANND; this comes from the coding sequence ATGATGAACGTAGTTAACGGGGTAATGACCGGCGTATTACTGGTTCTGTTTATTGGTATCTGGGTTTGGGCCTGGAGTGGGCGCAACCGCAAAAACTTTGACGAAATGGCGAACCTTCCTTTGCAAGACGTCAATGAGGAATCAGGAGTAGCAAACAATGACTAG
- a CDS encoding heavy metal translocating P-type ATPase, protein MNTLAVDAKTPLTAKSSQSALANMSDDKPEPLVCFHCLEAVPPYTTLSVTIDAHERPMCCVGCKSAAEFILARGLERFYQHRGDLSANKFFAEVAVPNKSDTRSDSATQWQFIDTPNGQKTYVHSEPNGTRSVRVEVSGIYCASCSWLIDRAIREIAHDLRVRVDTDAKCIYLETSDSDFLFADVLATIAGLGYAPKLCAISESPMASIRNRDERLLAIKRILVAGFGTMQVMTYAVASYVDAASMQTQYARFLALVSLLVATVVVFYSGSPFFRNAYNDLRHKRLGMDVPVALAIGGAYFPSVYTVLTGGSTHIYFDSAVMFVFFLSLGRFLEMRARHRLTGANDDVESLLPRVITVQRFHDNQVTSLEVEPQQIQVGDQMQLRAGDIAAFDASITGGSGEFDESLITGESRPVLHAAGDRVVAGSRVLSGTLMLEAVHGWTDSSIFKIQRLLQKADRPERLAHSYLESAGRYFVAVVLCLTALVGLIWSFYQPDRVFEVCLAMLVASCPCAFSLAAPVARSTAINTLKRVGVLISNNRALESIATVSHWCFDKTGTISAGKMRIQQIVSVGEQAEIQGLKIASSLESQSDHLLASAFQTVDQLFAVSGFSEETGQGVTGRIDGVRYYLGKRGWVCERTGIAITELDSAMGFPANHQQDSEVVLASSAQLIAIYLVRDEIRPSAANLVNHLISNGQQVTLISGDRESAVRSCAESLQINDYRANQLPEDKLDYISSQQQAGQTLAMVGDGVNDAPVLAAADFSVALASGSELSANNADVILLNGNLGRLIDIQTVATRTQQVTRQNLVWALGYNVLVLPLAALGFLTPWIAALGMSLSSLLVVLNASRIRRALAKRSR, encoded by the coding sequence TTGAATACGCTAGCAGTCGATGCCAAAACACCGCTCACGGCTAAATCGAGTCAATCAGCACTAGCAAATATGAGCGACGACAAGCCTGAGCCTCTGGTGTGCTTTCATTGTTTGGAAGCTGTGCCACCGTATACGACGCTGTCGGTGACCATCGATGCCCATGAACGACCCATGTGTTGCGTTGGCTGCAAGTCGGCGGCGGAATTTATTCTGGCGCGGGGACTTGAACGGTTTTATCAACATCGTGGTGATTTGTCTGCCAACAAGTTTTTCGCTGAAGTGGCGGTGCCGAATAAGAGTGATACTCGGTCTGACTCAGCGACACAATGGCAGTTTATTGATACGCCTAATGGCCAGAAAACCTATGTGCATAGCGAGCCGAATGGAACTAGGTCGGTTCGTGTCGAAGTCAGCGGAATTTACTGTGCCAGTTGTAGCTGGTTGATTGACCGAGCAATTCGAGAGATCGCACACGATCTACGTGTCCGAGTTGATACTGACGCCAAATGTATCTACCTCGAAACGAGTGATTCAGACTTTCTATTCGCCGACGTGTTGGCGACCATTGCCGGTCTCGGATACGCGCCCAAACTATGTGCTATTTCCGAATCGCCCATGGCAAGCATCCGAAACCGAGATGAGCGTCTGTTAGCGATCAAGCGTATCTTGGTCGCTGGGTTCGGCACTATGCAAGTCATGACCTATGCGGTTGCTAGCTATGTCGATGCTGCCAGCATGCAAACGCAGTACGCTCGGTTTTTAGCACTCGTTAGTTTGTTGGTTGCGACCGTGGTGGTGTTTTACTCCGGAAGCCCATTTTTTCGAAATGCTTATAATGACCTTCGACATAAGCGTCTCGGCATGGATGTGCCAGTTGCACTGGCAATTGGTGGTGCTTATTTTCCTAGCGTTTACACCGTGTTAACTGGTGGCTCCACGCACATCTATTTTGATTCTGCTGTGATGTTCGTGTTTTTTCTCTCACTTGGCCGCTTTCTCGAAATGCGTGCTCGACACCGACTTACTGGCGCTAACGACGATGTTGAGAGTTTGTTGCCGCGTGTAATTACTGTGCAACGATTTCACGATAATCAAGTAACGTCGCTTGAAGTGGAGCCACAACAAATACAAGTTGGTGATCAAATGCAATTGCGAGCTGGCGATATTGCCGCTTTTGACGCGTCTATTACTGGAGGCAGTGGCGAGTTTGACGAGTCGCTGATCACTGGCGAGTCTCGCCCAGTATTGCATGCAGCGGGCGATCGCGTGGTTGCCGGCAGCCGTGTATTAAGCGGAACATTGATGCTTGAAGCTGTTCATGGTTGGACTGATTCAAGCATCTTTAAAATTCAGCGCTTACTGCAAAAAGCCGACAGGCCAGAGCGCCTAGCTCATAGCTACCTAGAGAGCGCCGGTCGATATTTTGTTGCCGTGGTTCTGTGTCTAACTGCGCTAGTTGGTTTGATCTGGAGCTTTTATCAACCTGACCGAGTGTTTGAGGTGTGTCTCGCTATGCTGGTGGCGTCATGTCCTTGTGCGTTTTCTCTTGCTGCACCGGTTGCGCGCAGTACCGCAATAAACACCTTGAAACGCGTTGGAGTTTTGATCTCGAACAATCGTGCTTTGGAGTCGATCGCTACGGTGTCACATTGGTGCTTTGATAAAACGGGTACGATCAGCGCGGGAAAAATGCGAATTCAACAGATCGTTTCAGTTGGCGAACAGGCCGAGATACAAGGGCTCAAAATAGCATCTAGCTTAGAGTCACAATCGGATCATTTATTGGCAAGCGCTTTTCAAACGGTGGATCAGCTTTTTGCGGTGTCGGGGTTTAGTGAAGAGACCGGGCAGGGCGTCACTGGCCGTATCGATGGAGTCCGTTATTACTTGGGTAAACGCGGCTGGGTTTGTGAGCGTACCGGTATAGCGATTACTGAGCTAGATTCCGCGATGGGTTTCCCGGCCAATCACCAACAGGATTCCGAGGTTGTGTTAGCCAGTTCAGCGCAATTAATCGCAATTTACTTAGTGCGTGACGAAATTCGACCATCGGCAGCTAACTTAGTAAATCACCTAATTTCTAACGGGCAGCAGGTTACCTTGATCAGCGGGGATCGAGAGTCCGCTGTGCGTTCATGCGCCGAGTCGCTGCAGATAAACGACTATCGTGCTAATCAACTACCAGAAGACAAACTGGATTATATTTCTAGCCAGCAACAAGCAGGGCAGACATTAGCCATGGTTGGAGATGGTGTCAATGACGCGCCCGTACTTGCGGCCGCTGACTTCAGCGTCGCACTTGCCTCTGGTAGTGAGCTCTCGGCGAATAATGCCGATGTTATTTTGCTAAATGGAAACTTAGGTCGATTAATCGATATTCAAACGGTCGCCACGCGTACTCAACAGGTAACTCGACAAAACCTAGTCTGGGCCTTAGGGTATAACGTGCTTGTGTTACCCTTAGCAGCCTTGGGCTTCCTGACACCTTGGATTGCGGCACTTGGTATGTCTTTGAGTTCCCTGTTGGTGGTATTAAACGCGAGTCGAATCCGGCGCGCGCTGGCCAAACGTAGCCGTTAA
- the ccoP gene encoding cytochrome-c oxidase, cbb3-type subunit III, with product MTSFWSTFIIVLAVGNILAMVWLLFATSRSNGIDESDTTGHKWDGIEELNNPLPRWWLGLFILTIIFAGVYLVLYPGLGSYEGTLSWSQQDQFIEARNENRAKQSAFFAEFADASITELAEIPKAMETGERLFANNCASCHGSAGRGAKGFPNLTDDDWLYGSSPETILASITNGRAGVMPNLNLDGSAVTVLALYVQHLAGKQDVTDFAIEKGKALFGVCMACHGPEGKGNQALGAPNLTDQVWLHGPRSSDIEHVLRHGKQGNMPSFKASLSKDEIRLLAAYVTSLSNNNEE from the coding sequence ATGACTAGTTTCTGGAGCACCTTTATTATTGTACTGGCCGTTGGCAATATCTTAGCCATGGTATGGCTTTTGTTTGCTACTAGCCGTAGTAATGGGATTGACGAGTCAGATACCACTGGCCACAAGTGGGACGGAATCGAAGAGTTGAATAATCCATTGCCGCGTTGGTGGCTTGGCCTATTTATACTGACAATTATATTCGCTGGGGTCTATTTAGTGCTGTACCCAGGTTTGGGTTCGTATGAAGGAACTTTATCTTGGTCGCAGCAAGACCAATTTATTGAAGCGCGTAACGAGAACCGAGCTAAACAATCTGCTTTTTTTGCTGAGTTCGCTGACGCCAGCATTACCGAGTTAGCTGAGATACCTAAAGCCATGGAGACCGGCGAGCGCTTGTTTGCCAATAACTGTGCTTCATGTCATGGCTCTGCCGGACGTGGCGCTAAGGGTTTTCCGAACCTGACCGACGACGATTGGTTGTATGGTAGCAGCCCTGAGACAATCCTAGCGTCGATTACCAACGGCCGCGCAGGGGTTATGCCGAATCTGAATTTAGACGGTTCGGCGGTGACCGTGCTTGCGTTGTATGTTCAGCATCTCGCTGGCAAACAGGACGTCACGGATTTTGCGATCGAGAAGGGCAAAGCCTTGTTCGGTGTTTGCATGGCATGTCATGGGCCTGAAGGGAAAGGTAACCAAGCCTTGGGCGCTCCCAATCTGACCGATCAAGTTTGGCTGCATGGTCCACGCTCAAGCGATATCGAACATGTATTGCGCCATGGAAAGCAGGGCAATATGCCTAGTTTCAAAGCCTCGCTGAGCAAAGATGAAATTCGTCTACTGGCGGCTTATGTCACCAGCTTGAGCAATAATAATGAGGAGTAA
- the ccoO gene encoding cytochrome-c oxidase, cbb3-type subunit II: MKHETIEKNTGLMGILIALVISVAGIAEIVPLMFQAQTTEPAPGVVPYPVLELAGRDVYVKEGCYNCHSQMIRPFVSESLRYGPPSLAGESVYDRPFQWGSKRTGPDLARVGGRYPDDWHLAHLINPRDVVPESNMPGFPWLQDIELDGDLLTTKMRTLRFLGDPYTQEQIDSAASDVEGKTEMDALIAYLQFLGVANNGRNQQ; the protein is encoded by the coding sequence ATGAAACACGAAACGATTGAAAAAAACACCGGTCTAATGGGCATCTTGATTGCACTGGTCATTAGTGTTGCGGGAATCGCTGAAATTGTTCCACTAATGTTCCAAGCTCAAACTACCGAACCAGCCCCAGGTGTGGTTCCATATCCGGTCTTGGAGTTGGCCGGACGAGATGTTTACGTAAAAGAGGGTTGTTACAACTGTCATTCACAAATGATTCGACCATTTGTGTCTGAAAGTTTGCGCTATGGCCCACCGTCGCTCGCTGGCGAGTCAGTCTACGACCGTCCATTCCAATGGGGTTCTAAGCGTACCGGTCCAGACTTAGCTCGTGTCGGTGGACGCTACCCTGATGACTGGCACTTAGCGCATTTGATTAACCCAAGGGATGTTGTTCCGGAGTCAAACATGCCGGGCTTTCCATGGCTACAAGATATTGAGCTAGATGGCGATTTACTAACCACCAAGATGCGCACTCTTCGTTTCTTGGGCGACCCCTATACACAAGAGCAAATAGACAGTGCGGCGAGCGACGTTGAAGGTAAAACTGAGATGGATGCGTTGATTGCTTATTTGCAATTTTTGGGCGTGGCAAATAATGGGAGGAATCAGCAATGA